Proteins encoded by one window of Rouxiella chamberiensis:
- a CDS encoding cold-shock protein, which translates to MNGVITTWFEDKGFGFIKDENGDNRYFHVIKVANPDLIKKDAVVTFEPTTNTKGLSAFAVKVAPESKHIHIAGERIKITSIKSFLAFSEEVPADSKIDKENAVLSVGLLMNRIKPKDEEARATTRTIKKLLITTFQNSTYVFSEDEIDVDATVKILKAL; encoded by the coding sequence ATGAACGGTGTAATCACAACCTGGTTTGAAGATAAAGGTTTTGGCTTTATCAAAGATGAAAACGGAGATAACCGCTATTTCCATGTGATTAAAGTCGCCAATCCTGATCTTATCAAGAAAGATGCCGTGGTGACCTTCGAGCCTACGACCAATACCAAGGGACTCTCGGCCTTTGCGGTGAAAGTGGCGCCCGAAAGCAAGCACATTCACATTGCCGGTGAGCGCATCAAAATCACCAGCATCAAGTCTTTCCTGGCCTTTAGCGAAGAAGTGCCTGCGGATTCCAAAATCGACAAGGAAAACGCCGTGCTTTCCGTGGGCCTGCTGATGAACCGCATCAAGCCAAAAGACGAAGAAGCCAGGGCCACGACGCGGACTATCAAGAAACTGCTGATCACGACCTTCCAGAATTCCACCTACGTCTTCTCGGAAGATGAAATCGACGTAGACGCGACGGTCAAAATCCTCAAGGCGCTGTAA
- a CDS encoding AraC family transcriptional regulator encodes MCYSSYHPRQPVIYDQSVTIVFQGSKIGYLGNKTFSYDPKNYLMLTVPLPFECETFGTPERPVTGVSIRIDSGMLQDLLIEMGDEGFPHQPDHSSGITSGVLDEDILCASERLLDVMDKPLRAKVLGPQIIREILFFILTSENGGALQALVNRHTHFSQIAKALRKIENQYAQPLSVEQLASDVNMSVSAFHHNFKAVTSTSPLQYLKNYRLHKARAMMIYDGVKASSAALNVGYESASQFSREFKRYFGVTPSDEIARMREGNALTLSETVFGS; translated from the coding sequence ATGTGTTACTCAAGCTATCACCCCCGTCAGCCGGTGATTTACGACCAGAGCGTCACCATCGTTTTTCAGGGCAGCAAAATAGGCTATCTCGGCAACAAGACGTTCTCCTATGATCCCAAAAACTACCTGATGCTGACGGTGCCCCTGCCGTTCGAATGCGAAACCTTTGGCACACCCGAAAGGCCGGTGACAGGCGTGTCGATTCGTATCGATTCCGGAATGTTGCAGGATTTACTGATTGAGATGGGCGATGAAGGTTTTCCGCACCAGCCGGATCACTCTTCGGGCATTACTTCGGGCGTGCTGGATGAAGATATCCTCTGCGCCAGCGAGCGATTGCTTGATGTCATGGACAAACCGCTGCGCGCAAAAGTGCTCGGCCCGCAGATTATCCGCGAGATCCTGTTCTTTATTCTGACCAGTGAAAACGGCGGCGCGTTACAGGCGCTGGTAAATCGACATACGCATTTCAGCCAGATAGCCAAGGCGCTGCGTAAAATAGAAAATCAGTATGCTCAACCGCTGAGCGTGGAGCAACTCGCGAGTGACGTGAACATGAGCGTGTCGGCTTTTCACCATAATTTCAAGGCGGTCACCAGCACTTCGCCGTTGCAGTATCTTAAAAACTACCGGCTGCACAAGGCGCGGGCGATGATGATTTACGACGGAGTGAAGGCCAGCAGCGCCGCGCTCAATGTCGGTTACGAGAGCGCGTCGCAGTTTAGCCGGGAGTTCAAACGTTACTTTGGCGTGACGCCGAGTGATGAAATTGCCCGCATGCGCGAAGGCAATGCCTTGACGCTGTCCGAAACCGTTTTTGGGTCCTGA
- a CDS encoding spore coat U domain-containing protein: protein MGFKGRLLLLLCILFSGMGAPCLAHAATLSVQATLLPACEAGTVTSGTLSYGTLNFGNYASLSSVINATSAQLAGSIRVKCVNGLSYKIAMDGGKSGDVTNRKMVNATNTSATVLYNLYTSAARSVVWDNTIGLSDVGNGADQWHTVYGRVPSQTTPAAGIYSDTVNVTVSW from the coding sequence ATGGGATTCAAGGGACGACTACTGCTGCTGCTGTGCATCCTGTTCTCGGGTATGGGCGCGCCCTGTCTCGCCCACGCCGCAACCCTGTCCGTTCAGGCCACGCTGTTACCCGCCTGCGAAGCCGGTACCGTGACGTCTGGCACCCTCAGTTACGGCACCCTCAATTTCGGAAATTATGCTTCGTTAAGCAGCGTAATCAACGCCACCAGCGCCCAACTGGCCGGATCTATCCGGGTGAAATGTGTCAACGGGTTGAGCTACAAGATTGCGATGGACGGCGGCAAAAGCGGCGATGTGACCAATCGCAAAATGGTCAATGCCACCAATACCAGCGCCACCGTGCTGTATAACCTCTACACCAGCGCCGCGCGTTCTGTCGTCTGGGATAACACGATTGGATTGAGCGATGTCGGCAACGGCGCCGATCAGTGGCACACCGTGTATGGCCGCGTGCCGAGCCAGACCACGCCCGCCGCCGGAATCTACAGCGATACCGTTAATGTTACCGTTAGCTGGTAA
- a CDS encoding spore coat U domain-containing protein gives MGTKHIALSVLLATATLSLSSGAFAAGTLTGQIGVQLTISAGCTVGNGSITGGVNQWGNINFGNYSDLTNVVNGTLIGADGTSAVTVTCSTGLTPTMSINAGNNGGSGVRAMTAGGATTIPYRLYSDTARTAEIGINTPVALAIGAQEFPIYARVSAGRSDNDGPRSCNLQRYRCRNACLVTPVIQGR, from the coding sequence ATGGGTACTAAACACATCGCTTTATCTGTATTGCTGGCTACGGCCACCCTTTCTCTCTCCTCCGGCGCGTTCGCGGCGGGCACGCTGACCGGTCAGATTGGTGTTCAGTTAACCATCAGCGCAGGCTGTACCGTGGGTAACGGCAGTATTACCGGCGGCGTCAACCAGTGGGGTAACATCAATTTCGGTAATTATTCCGACCTGACCAACGTAGTCAACGGCACCTTGATAGGCGCGGACGGCACCTCGGCGGTGACCGTAACCTGTAGCACCGGCCTCACGCCGACGATGTCTATCAATGCCGGCAACAACGGCGGCAGCGGCGTGCGAGCCATGACCGCAGGCGGCGCGACCACCATTCCTTATCGCCTTTATTCCGATACGGCACGGACCGCCGAAATCGGGATCAACACGCCCGTAGCCCTGGCTATCGGCGCGCAGGAATTCCCGATTTATGCCCGCGTTTCTGCCGGCCGATCAGACAACGACGGCCCCCGCAGCTGCAACCTACAACGATACCGTTGTCGCAACGCTTGCCTGGTAACGCCGGTTATTCAGGGTCGATAA
- the exbB gene encoding tol-pal system-associated acyl-CoA thioesterase: MMSTRKSGTAKIGTVMTSLVLIAGLSGSAWAAPSSNAANAVTPAQTTSALAPAATSTDGSAAPVLQSTTGAASAQDSQGPIIPKDLSVLGMYQHADIVVKIVMIGLLLASVVTWTLLFSKGAEILSARRRLRRELAALLPVRSLKEALDQAESFSANSTSSQMLRDAENELELSAGSTDNNGIKERTGFRLERRVSAAGRHMGRGNGILATIGAISPFVGLFGTVWGIMNSFIGIAQTQTTNLAVVAPGIAEALLATAVGLVAAIPAVVIYNIFARTIASYRHQVGDVAAQILLLQGRDLDLATRVEEAPRAQAGHKLRVG, encoded by the coding sequence ATGATGAGTACGCGTAAAAGCGGTACAGCAAAAATCGGTACGGTAATGACTTCACTGGTACTGATTGCAGGTTTGAGCGGCAGTGCCTGGGCAGCGCCTTCTTCAAATGCGGCCAATGCAGTCACGCCTGCGCAAACCACTTCGGCACTTGCTCCGGCAGCGACGTCAACCGACGGTAGCGCAGCGCCTGTGCTGCAAAGCACGACCGGCGCGGCTTCCGCCCAGGATTCACAGGGTCCGATCATTCCCAAGGATCTCTCGGTGCTGGGCATGTACCAGCACGCGGACATCGTGGTAAAAATCGTGATGATCGGACTGTTGCTGGCGTCGGTGGTGACCTGGACGCTGCTGTTTAGCAAAGGTGCCGAAATCCTCTCTGCGCGTCGCCGTCTGCGCCGTGAACTGGCTGCCCTGTTGCCGGTTCGTTCACTGAAAGAGGCGCTGGATCAGGCTGAAAGCTTCTCCGCCAACAGCACCAGCAGCCAGATGCTGCGCGATGCCGAAAACGAGCTGGAGTTGTCTGCCGGTTCCACCGACAACAACGGCATCAAGGAGCGTACCGGTTTCCGTCTCGAGCGCCGCGTTAGCGCTGCCGGTCGTCATATGGGCCGTGGCAACGGTATTCTGGCGACCATCGGAGCGATTTCTCCTTTTGTCGGCCTGTTTGGTACCGTGTGGGGCATCATGAACAGCTTTATCGGCATTGCACAGACTCAAACCACCAATCTGGCGGTTGTGGCTCCCGGCATTGCAGAAGCGTTGCTGGCGACGGCGGTCGGTCTGGTTGCGGCTATCCCTGCGGTGGTTATCTACAACATTTTCGCCCGTACCATTGCGTCTTACCGTCATCAGGTTGGCGATGTGGCAGCCCAGATTCTGCTGCTTCAGGGCCGTGATCTTGACCTGGCAACCCGTGTCGAAGAGGCACCGCGCGCGCAGGCGGGTCACAAGCTACGCGTAGGATAA
- the alkB gene encoding DNA oxidative demethylase AlkB, translated as MNLDLFAHPDFHPSWREDICPGAVVLRGAALADERELLKAINRIAIKAPFQYRATPGGYAMSVAMTNCGELGWVTDRQGYRYQTTSPETRKQWPPMPDIFRTLAIHAAKEAGFDNFLPDACLINRYQPGAKMSLHQDKDEDDFGQPIVSISLGLPAVFQFGGLERSDPTLRVNLTHGDIVVWGGPARLRYHGILPLKVGEHPLTGQYRFNLTFRKAH; from the coding sequence ATGAACCTGGATCTTTTTGCGCACCCGGATTTTCACCCAAGCTGGCGTGAAGATATTTGCCCGGGCGCCGTGGTATTACGCGGCGCGGCGCTGGCCGATGAGCGTGAACTGCTCAAGGCTATCAATCGAATCGCCATCAAGGCGCCCTTCCAGTATCGCGCCACACCGGGCGGTTATGCCATGTCGGTCGCGATGACCAACTGCGGCGAACTGGGCTGGGTAACCGATCGTCAGGGATATCGTTATCAGACGACTTCGCCCGAAACGCGCAAACAGTGGCCGCCGATGCCCGATATCTTCCGCACGCTTGCGATTCACGCCGCCAAAGAGGCCGGTTTCGACAACTTTCTGCCCGACGCCTGTCTGATTAACCGCTACCAGCCGGGTGCGAAAATGTCGCTGCATCAGGACAAGGACGAAGACGATTTCGGCCAGCCTATCGTGTCGATTTCTCTGGGTCTTCCGGCGGTGTTTCAGTTTGGCGGGCTGGAGCGCAGTGACCCGACTCTGCGGGTGAATCTGACGCACGGCGATATCGTTGTGTGGGGCGGACCGGCGCGACTGCGCTATCACGGGATCCTGCCGCTGAAAGTGGGTGAACATCCACTAACGGGGCAATACCGTTTTAATCTGACCTTCCGCAAGGCGCATTGA
- a CDS encoding LysR family transcriptional regulator, translating to MDNINGMLAFVRAAQLQSFTAAGERLGISASAVGKSVARLEARLNVRLFNRSTRRISLTDEGQLFFERCQRIVAQMEEAENELSRLSSTPRGKLRVSLPHIGYRMLLPYLPEFMQRYPEVELELDFTDRLVDIIAEGVDVAIRSGDLVDSEMMSRILGTFRFVIVASPDYLSRHPAPERPEDLQQHVCLRYRFLKNGQLQTWDFADARPREIPASLTFNNLEGLLQASVRGMGLTYAPKFLVKEYLHSGELVSVLDDYITDAGKFSLVWPSSRHLLPKIRVFIDFMTEKKVLSDL from the coding sequence ATGGACAATATCAACGGCATGCTGGCCTTTGTGCGCGCGGCCCAGTTGCAGAGCTTTACGGCGGCCGGGGAGCGCCTCGGGATTTCCGCTTCGGCGGTCGGCAAAAGTGTGGCGCGGCTTGAAGCACGCCTGAACGTCCGCTTATTCAATCGCAGCACGCGGCGCATCAGCCTGACCGATGAAGGCCAGCTGTTTTTCGAGCGCTGTCAGCGAATTGTGGCGCAAATGGAAGAAGCGGAAAACGAGCTGTCACGGCTGTCGTCAACGCCGCGCGGCAAACTGCGGGTCAGTCTGCCGCATATCGGTTACCGCATGCTGCTGCCGTACCTGCCCGAATTTATGCAACGCTATCCCGAAGTTGAACTCGAGCTGGATTTCACCGACAGGCTGGTGGACATTATCGCCGAAGGTGTTGATGTAGCGATACGCAGCGGCGACCTCGTTGATTCGGAAATGATGTCGCGCATACTCGGCACGTTCCGTTTTGTCATCGTCGCCAGCCCGGACTATTTATCGCGCCATCCTGCGCCCGAGCGGCCCGAAGATCTGCAACAACACGTTTGTCTGCGCTATCGCTTTCTCAAAAATGGTCAGTTGCAGACGTGGGATTTCGCCGATGCCAGGCCACGCGAAATCCCGGCATCCTTGACCTTCAACAATCTCGAAGGGTTGCTTCAAGCCTCGGTACGAGGGATGGGCCTGACCTATGCGCCGAAATTTCTTGTCAAAGAGTACCTGCATTCGGGCGAGCTGGTTTCCGTGCTGGACGACTATATTACCGATGCAGGCAAGTTTTCCCTTGTCTGGCCGAGTAGCCGCCATCTGCTACCAAAAATCCGCGTTTTCATCGATTTTATGACCGAAAAGAAGGTGTTGAGCGATCTCTAA
- a CDS encoding RrF2 family transcriptional regulator — MLDFRFPTAMQMVFSVALAEKSGQRCTSATLAASLEANPSFIRKLMVPLTHHGIIVSTLGRTGSIRLGRLADAITLRDIYTSVIEDKRLWAARPEKSAKCLVSANACGYFKSVVHEAEEASMAVLARYSVADALAEFERNGSYICNGEEVAAK, encoded by the coding sequence ATGTTAGATTTTCGCTTTCCGACAGCAATGCAGATGGTTTTTAGTGTGGCACTGGCTGAAAAGTCCGGTCAGCGCTGTACCAGTGCGACTTTGGCAGCGAGCCTGGAAGCCAATCCAAGCTTTATTCGCAAATTGATGGTGCCGTTGACCCATCACGGCATTATCGTCTCGACTCTGGGTCGAACCGGTTCCATTCGACTGGGCCGGCTGGCGGATGCCATTACCTTGCGCGATATCTACACCAGCGTGATTGAAGACAAACGCCTGTGGGCGGCACGTCCCGAAAAATCGGCGAAATGTCTGGTCAGCGCCAATGCCTGCGGCTATTTCAAGTCCGTGGTGCATGAAGCCGAAGAGGCCTCGATGGCGGTACTGGCGCGTTATTCGGTCGCCGATGCGCTGGCCGAGTTCGAACGCAACGGCAGCTACATTTGCAACGGCGAAGAAGTGGCCGCCAAGTAA
- a CDS encoding molecular chaperone, protein MVFSTLRSLARWAAMAAALTASASALAASSVLVWPVYQIIEADQNGSALWLENRGADPVTLQIRVYAWKQDNFNENYADQTNVVISPPFATVAPGDRQLIRLIRNTPAPTHTEQAYRIIIDEVPSSLNQPKETNKPMVGLQLQMRYLAAAVYRWRRIMDRRARRRKTRRRFRHETDSGLEPAKRRRQTLSASA, encoded by the coding sequence ATGGTTTTCTCTACATTGCGTTCTTTGGCCCGCTGGGCTGCAATGGCTGCTGCCCTGACCGCTAGCGCTTCCGCTCTGGCAGCCAGTTCGGTGCTGGTGTGGCCCGTTTACCAGATTATCGAAGCGGATCAGAATGGATCTGCGTTATGGCTGGAGAATCGCGGCGCCGATCCCGTCACCTTGCAGATTCGGGTCTATGCCTGGAAGCAGGACAATTTCAACGAAAACTATGCCGATCAAACCAATGTGGTTATCAGCCCGCCCTTTGCAACCGTGGCGCCGGGGGATCGGCAGTTGATCCGTCTGATCCGCAACACGCCCGCGCCAACGCATACCGAGCAGGCTTACCGCATCATCATCGACGAAGTCCCGTCTTCTTTGAACCAGCCTAAAGAAACCAACAAGCCGATGGTCGGGTTGCAGCTGCAAATGCGCTATCTCGCTGCCGCTGTTTATCGATGGCGAAGGATTATGGACCGACGAGCGCGCAGACGTAAAACGCGACGCAGATTCCGCCACGAAACCGATTCTGGACTGGAGCCTGCAAAGCGTCGGCGGCAAACCTTATCTGCAAGTGCATAA
- a CDS encoding spore coat protein U domain-containing protein produces MRKATGIRAVLLLLSSLAGMGTALADCTNGAGAAVGSASFGTQSSFTINGTSQLVTANTGYSCSGNVLSLLSTNTIRLTLSSSTNASGSTPRLYAPANGSTPAAYVPYTLCIDSGCATTLPVGNSYTNSQTSLLGLLGLFTGTNGTLPLYLKTSLANVPAGTYTDTLNLSWASHVCFIGLLGLCIYTDQTATTTIPVTLVVTNYCYLDSAPNVSFGSNPFPSSFTTPVTSNSLSVRCTQSAAYTIKMASSNPLSGQYRQMSSLINGTTYYLQYQLLKADSTVWTPTNDLAATGNGNSQAVSYTAQVNTSQANVPAGNYSDTVTVTVTY; encoded by the coding sequence ATGAGAAAGGCGACAGGAATACGCGCCGTGCTTTTACTGCTGTCGAGTCTCGCAGGAATGGGCACGGCGCTGGCAGACTGCACCAACGGAGCCGGGGCAGCGGTAGGCAGTGCCAGTTTCGGCACCCAAAGCTCGTTTACGATTAACGGTACGTCGCAATTGGTCACCGCCAACACCGGTTATAGCTGTTCCGGCAATGTACTGTCGTTGCTGTCGACCAACACCATCCGACTCACACTCTCGTCGAGCACCAATGCCAGTGGCAGCACGCCGCGACTCTACGCGCCCGCCAACGGCAGCACGCCGGCCGCCTATGTTCCCTATACGCTGTGCATCGATTCTGGCTGTGCCACGACGTTGCCGGTCGGCAACAGCTACACCAATTCGCAAACGTCGCTGCTTGGCCTGCTTGGCCTGTTTACGGGCACCAACGGCACACTGCCGCTGTATCTGAAAACGTCGCTGGCCAATGTTCCTGCCGGAACCTACACCGATACGCTGAATCTGAGCTGGGCATCGCACGTCTGCTTTATCGGTCTGCTGGGGTTGTGCATCTATACCGACCAGACTGCCACCACCACGATTCCGGTCACGCTTGTGGTCACCAACTACTGCTACCTCGACAGCGCGCCCAACGTCAGCTTTGGTTCCAACCCTTTCCCGAGCAGTTTTACCACGCCCGTGACCAGCAACAGCCTGAGCGTTCGCTGCACCCAAAGCGCGGCCTACACCATCAAAATGGCCAGCAGCAATCCCCTTAGCGGACAGTATCGCCAGATGTCTTCATTGATCAATGGCACCACGTATTACCTGCAATATCAGCTGCTCAAGGCCGACTCGACGGTATGGACGCCGACCAATGATTTGGCCGCGACCGGCAACGGCAACTCGCAGGCGGTGTCTTACACGGCGCAGGTCAATACCAGCCAGGCGAATGTGCCCGCAGGGAATTACAGCGATACCGTGACGGTCACTGTAACGTATTAG
- the exbD gene encoding TonB system transport protein ExbD, which translates to MAIRLNDDLDESGEMHDINVTPFIDVMLVLLIIFMVAAPLATVDVRVNLPASTAQSQPRPPKPVFLSVKADNQMFIGDDVITPDNLGALLDQRTQGDKQTTIFFRADKSVDYATIMSVMDKLRAAGYLKVGLVGEEKGGAAAQ; encoded by the coding sequence ATGGCAATTCGTTTAAACGACGACCTCGATGAAAGCGGCGAAATGCATGACATTAACGTCACGCCGTTTATCGACGTTATGCTGGTGCTGCTGATTATCTTCATGGTGGCAGCGCCTCTGGCGACGGTAGATGTGCGGGTCAATCTTCCTGCCTCCACCGCCCAGTCCCAGCCTCGCCCGCCTAAACCGGTGTTCCTGTCGGTCAAGGCTGACAACCAGATGTTTATCGGCGACGATGTGATTACGCCTGACAACCTCGGCGCGCTGCTCGACCAGCGCACGCAGGGCGACAAGCAAACCACTATCTTCTTCCGTGCCGACAAGTCGGTGGATTACGCAACCATCATGAGCGTGATGGATAAACTGCGTGCCGCCGGTTACCTGAAAGTCGGTCTGGTCGGCGAAGAGAAAGGCGGCGCAGCGGCGCAGTAA
- a CDS encoding DedA family protein, with amino-acid sequence MAVLTQILHALWQHDFSVLANPNVLWVVYAVLFTTLFLENGLLPASFLPGDSLLLLTGALVAKGVMNIVPTLVILVVASSLGCWLSYLQGRWLGHTRIVKGWLLQLPAHYHQRAHELFDKHGLTALLAGRFLAFVRTLLPTIAGISGLDNARFQLFNWLSAVLWVGVIVGMGYAICQIPLVQRHEDKVMAGLMILPALLLVTGLAGALLVVWKNRRKVAS; translated from the coding sequence ATGGCTGTTTTAACTCAGATCCTTCATGCACTTTGGCAGCATGATTTCAGCGTTTTGGCGAATCCCAACGTTTTATGGGTCGTCTATGCCGTGCTGTTTACCACTCTTTTCCTCGAAAATGGCCTGCTCCCCGCCTCTTTTCTGCCGGGCGACAGCCTGTTGCTGCTCACGGGCGCGCTGGTTGCCAAAGGCGTGATGAATATTGTTCCGACGCTTGTCATTCTGGTAGTGGCTTCAAGCCTGGGCTGCTGGCTGAGTTATCTGCAGGGCCGCTGGCTTGGCCATACCCGTATCGTGAAAGGCTGGCTGCTGCAGTTGCCCGCGCATTACCATCAACGCGCCCATGAACTGTTCGACAAACACGGGTTGACCGCGCTGCTGGCGGGGCGTTTTCTGGCATTTGTGCGCACCCTGCTTCCGACTATCGCGGGTATTTCCGGTCTCGACAACGCCCGTTTCCAGCTGTTCAACTGGTTGAGCGCGGTGCTTTGGGTCGGCGTCATCGTCGGCATGGGGTATGCCATCTGCCAAATTCCGCTGGTGCAGCGTCATGAAGATAAAGTCATGGCCGGTTTGATGATCCTCCCTGCCCTGCTGCTGGTGACCGGACTTGCCGGTGCGCTGCTGGTCGTCTGGAAGAATCGCCGGAAAGTCGCCTCATAG
- a CDS encoding fimbria/pilus outer membrane usher protein, protein MQRRRSMPKPRLRDRRKLFYVSGLSLLSVGAHGQEYSSLPAPPRAAPVVSSATYYLTLVVNGQTDNQVVPVVYRNGRYLVESGILAKYHVRLNGQQQGLVDVGALPDVKATYKASAQQLLITLPDDWLPRQDIQSDRLLNYTPAQSSTGLLMNYDSYYSDPYRGSRTLSTYLEQRLFSDVGILSNTGTWRTRMDGGDSADAGNQDGYLRYDTYWRYSDDQRLVSYQLGDFVSDSLTWSNSARMGGLRVSRNFGVRPDVVTYPLVQYSGTAAVPTSVDLFINGFKASSSNLNAGPFTLTNVPYINGAGEATVVTTDALGRQVSTSVPFYVSNQLLRKGLTDFDFSLGKVRKNYGLNSSDYGSPAFSGIYRFGLTNSLTFSSHAEATQGLQLGGVGADIAVWRLGTLSLSGSQSRANHRVVGSQISSTDGITQALTNSAIDNLGGGYSIEDQRTRGSQYVIGYSYYSTRYSLAVQRASRTDGYQDLTSYSSDSRLSHRADQATFSASPFGTSNGTVGVGYFDVEAYDQSHTRLLNLSYSRSLWGQSSMFLSMNKTLGENGYSAQLQFIIPLDFGANINLSSQRDNQGNYQQQLGASKSVPTDGGLGWDVAYSTGKNAYQQADATWKTHYATVQGGVYGPEGEYTNWADLSGSVVFIDNDLFVSDKINDAFVVVNTDHYTGVPVLYENQKIGTTDRHGHLLVPNVSSFYPAKIDIDTLPLPADVSTPEVSRRVAVREGSGRVVDFPVRRVMSATLRLNDVQGQPLKLGTLVTEENSHQVAVVGYDGLVYFSNLQLHNQISVQLEGAAPCRLGFDLNAASHSIQQVGPLVCRPGAFVSHEEKK, encoded by the coding sequence ATGCAACGTCGACGTTCGATGCCGAAACCGCGCTTGAGGGATCGTCGAAAGCTGTTTTATGTCAGCGGATTAAGTCTGCTGAGCGTCGGTGCGCACGGGCAGGAGTATTCCTCTTTGCCTGCGCCGCCCCGCGCCGCGCCGGTGGTCAGCAGCGCCACCTATTATCTGACGCTGGTGGTCAACGGGCAGACCGACAATCAGGTGGTGCCGGTGGTGTATCGCAACGGCCGTTATCTGGTCGAATCGGGGATTCTGGCTAAATATCATGTGCGCCTTAACGGACAGCAGCAGGGACTGGTGGACGTCGGCGCGCTGCCTGACGTCAAGGCGACCTACAAGGCGTCGGCGCAGCAGTTGCTTATCACCCTGCCCGACGACTGGCTGCCCAGACAGGATATCCAGAGCGATAGGCTACTGAATTACACGCCCGCGCAAAGCAGCACCGGCCTGCTGATGAATTATGATTCGTACTATTCGGATCCCTATCGCGGCTCGCGCACCCTGTCGACCTATCTGGAACAGCGGCTGTTCAGCGACGTCGGCATTCTTTCCAATACCGGCACCTGGCGCACCCGTATGGATGGCGGAGACAGCGCTGATGCTGGTAATCAGGACGGTTATCTGCGCTACGACACCTACTGGCGCTATAGCGACGATCAGCGGCTTGTCAGTTATCAGCTCGGGGATTTCGTGAGCGACTCGTTGACCTGGAGCAATTCGGCGCGAATGGGCGGCCTGCGTGTGAGCCGCAACTTCGGCGTGCGTCCCGATGTGGTGACTTATCCGCTGGTTCAGTACAGCGGCACGGCGGCGGTGCCGACTTCCGTGGATCTGTTTATCAACGGCTTTAAGGCGAGCAGCAGCAATCTGAACGCCGGTCCGTTTACTCTGACCAATGTTCCCTACATTAATGGCGCGGGCGAAGCGACGGTCGTGACGACCGATGCGCTGGGGCGACAAGTCTCGACCTCTGTGCCCTTTTATGTCTCGAACCAGCTGCTGAGAAAAGGGCTGACCGATTTCGATTTTTCACTCGGCAAGGTGCGCAAAAATTACGGCCTGAACAGCAGCGATTATGGCTCTCCGGCCTTCAGCGGCATCTATCGATTCGGCCTCACCAACTCGCTGACCTTTTCAAGCCATGCCGAGGCGACGCAGGGCTTGCAGCTTGGTGGCGTAGGCGCGGATATCGCCGTGTGGCGACTCGGAACGCTGAGTCTCTCGGGCAGCCAGAGCCGTGCCAATCACCGCGTGGTCGGCTCGCAGATTTCCAGTACCGACGGCATTACCCAGGCGCTGACCAACAGCGCCATTGATAACCTCGGCGGCGGTTATTCGATTGAAGACCAGCGTACGCGCGGATCGCAATATGTCATCGGCTACTCCTACTATTCCACCCGCTATAGCCTCGCCGTGCAACGCGCCTCGCGCACCGACGGGTATCAGGATCTGACCTCCTACTCCAGTGACTCGCGCCTGAGCCACCGCGCCGATCAGGCCACTTTCAGCGCTTCGCCCTTTGGCACATCGAACGGCACCGTCGGCGTTGGCTATTTCGACGTCGAAGCCTATGACCAAAGCCATACCCGCCTGCTGAACCTCTCCTATAGCCGTTCACTATGGGGACAAAGCAGCATGTTTTTGTCGATGAACAAGACGCTCGGCGAAAACGGCTACAGTGCGCAGCTGCAATTTATCATTCCGCTGGATTTCGGGGCCAACATCAACCTGAGCAGCCAGCGCGATAATCAGGGCAACTACCAGCAACAGCTGGGTGCCAGCAAATCGGTGCCGACCGACGGCGGACTGGGCTGGGATGTCGCCTATTCCACCGGCAAAAATGCCTATCAGCAGGCCGATGCCACCTGGAAAACGCATTACGCTACCGTGCAGGGCGGCGTTTACGGGCCGGAAGGGGAATACACAAACTGGGCAGATCTCAGCGGATCCGTGGTGTTTATCGACAACGACCTGTTTGTCTCGGACAAGATAAACGATGCTTTCGTGGTCGTGAATACCGATCACTACACCGGCGTGCCCGTGCTGTACGAGAACCAGAAAATAGGGACCACCGACAGGCACGGACATCTGCTGGTGCCGAATGTCAGTTCGTTTTATCCGGCAAAAATCGACATCGATACCCTGCCGCTTCCGGCAGATGTGAGCACACCGGAGGTCTCCAGGCGCGTGGCCGTGCGCGAAGGCAGCGGTAGAGTGGTCGATTTCCCGGTGCGCAGAGTGATGTCCGCTACCCTTCGACTCAACGATGTTCAGGGTCAGCCACTCAAACTCGGCACGCTGGTGACGGAAGAAAACAGCCATCAGGTCGCCGTTGTCGGTTATGACGGGCTGGTCTATTTCAGCAATCTACAGCTCCACAACCAGATTAGCGTACAGCTTGAGGGCGCGGCACCCTGCCGCCTCGGCTTCGACCTGAACGCCGCCAGCCACAGCATCCAGCAGGTCGGCCCGCTGGTCTGCCGTCCGGGCGCTTTCGTTTCACATGAGGAGAAAAAATGA